A portion of the Streptomyces sp. YPW6 genome contains these proteins:
- a CDS encoding MarR family winged helix-turn-helix transcriptional regulator yields the protein MARIQAEWARERPDVDVSPQAVIGRLHRLGLLLTARLQLVYRRYGLSEGEFDVLATLRRAGEPFERAPGELAAHTMVTTGAMTKRIDRLERDGLVARRRSAADGRGRVVALTEAGRTLIDRAFTDHMENERALLDALEPREAAQLERLLTTWLAKVEPVRGGV from the coding sequence GTGGCGCGCATCCAGGCCGAGTGGGCGCGGGAGCGCCCCGACGTGGACGTCTCGCCGCAGGCGGTCATCGGCCGGCTGCACCGCCTGGGCCTGCTCCTGACCGCGCGCCTGCAACTCGTCTACCGCCGCTACGGCCTGTCCGAGGGGGAGTTCGACGTCCTGGCCACGCTGCGCCGGGCCGGAGAGCCCTTCGAGCGCGCGCCGGGTGAACTGGCCGCGCACACGATGGTCACCACGGGGGCGATGACCAAGCGGATCGACCGTCTGGAGCGCGACGGCCTGGTGGCGCGGCGTCGGTCGGCCGCCGACGGCCGGGGCCGGGTGGTCGCGCTCACGGAGGCCGGACGGACGCTGATCGACCGGGCGTTCACGGACCACATGGAGAACGAACGGGCCCTGCTGGACGCCTTGGAGCCGCGGGAGGCGGCGCAGTTGGAGCGGCTGCTCACGACGTGGCTGGCGAAGGTGGAGCCGGTGCGCGGCGGCGTGTGA
- a CDS encoding EamA family transporter, producing MRWTLTTAVAPVAWGATYFVTREFLPAGNPLYGAVIRALPAGLLLLAVCRKLPRGSWWLKSLVLGALNMSGFFALVYVAAQRLPTSMASIIMAVVPLAMMLLAWGLVGERPGSRHLAGAGAGIAGVCLMVFTATGPVDALGILASVAAMGVSSFGYVLAKRWSGEVDVLASTGWQLTGGGLLLLPFAVLAEGAPPSLDGPALLGFAYVTVVATAVAFAAWFAGLAHLPAGTVGLLGLLNPVTGVLLGVLIAHETLSGRQMCGLLLTLCGVLLGRQTARPHRTPGRAGDRTPEQTGNRPPDRTHEQTGNRPPDRTGNRTHEQTVSPTPDRTGVPAPDRTGHREVVECARGDGPAGR from the coding sequence ATGAGATGGACACTGACCACGGCCGTGGCACCGGTCGCCTGGGGCGCGACCTACTTCGTCACCCGGGAGTTCCTTCCCGCCGGAAATCCCCTGTACGGAGCGGTGATCCGGGCGCTCCCCGCCGGGCTGCTCCTGCTGGCCGTGTGCCGGAAGCTGCCGCGCGGGAGCTGGTGGCTCAAGTCCCTGGTCCTGGGCGCGCTGAACATGAGCGGCTTCTTCGCGCTCGTGTACGTGGCGGCCCAGCGCCTCCCGACGAGCATGGCCTCGATCATCATGGCGGTGGTGCCCCTGGCCATGATGCTGCTCGCCTGGGGGCTCGTCGGCGAGCGGCCGGGGTCGCGGCATCTCGCGGGGGCCGGCGCCGGCATCGCGGGCGTCTGCCTGATGGTGTTCACGGCGACCGGGCCCGTGGACGCCCTCGGCATCCTCGCCTCCGTCGCCGCCATGGGCGTCTCCTCGTTCGGGTACGTCCTCGCCAAGCGCTGGAGCGGCGAGGTGGACGTCCTCGCCTCGACCGGCTGGCAGCTGACCGGCGGTGGGCTGCTGCTCCTGCCCTTCGCGGTCCTGGCCGAGGGTGCGCCGCCCTCGCTCGACGGTCCGGCTCTCCTCGGCTTCGCCTACGTCACCGTCGTGGCGACGGCGGTCGCCTTCGCCGCCTGGTTCGCCGGTCTGGCCCACCTGCCCGCGGGCACGGTCGGTCTCCTCGGGCTGCTCAACCCGGTGACAGGCGTCCTGCTGGGCGTCCTGATCGCCCACGAGACGCTGTCGGGGCGGCAGATGTGCGGCCTGCTGCTCACCCTCTGCGGCGTCCTGCTCGGCCGGCAAACAGCCCGGCCGCACCGGACGCCGGGCCGGGCCGGGGACCGGACGCCCGAACAGACCGGGAACCGGCCCCCCGACCGGACGCACGAACAAACCGGGAACCGGCCCCCCGACCGAACCGGGAACCGGACGCACGAACAGACCGTGAGCCCGACGCCCGACCGGACCGGGGTCCCGGCACCCGACCGGACCGGACACCGGGAAGTCGTGGAGTGCGCCCGCGGGGACGGCCCGGCCGGGAGGTGA